In the genome of Vulpes lagopus strain Blue_001 chromosome 9, ASM1834538v1, whole genome shotgun sequence, the window CTAAGGcacaaatggaatttttttcattctctccagCCTCCACATGAGCATCCCTGTCCGTCTGCTCAGGATGAGAGAATGAACACAGAGGGTTGCTTCATGAAGAGGCCATGTCGAGTGTCAccactgtgccaggtgctatggTGAGTGGGGCTTTGCACCTGTCCTCCCTTTAATCCTCCCAGACAGGAAAATGGCCATGTCCCATCATACATATgaggcagtggagcccccagagAGGTTCAGATATACTGAAGGTAATTTAGCTGTTAAATGAGAGAAGTAGGGTTCAAACCCAAGTGAATCTGACCCCCAAATCTAAGCTCTTAAAAATGTCAAGCTTTTACACTTTAAGTAATACATGCTTACATTTGGGCAGCAAGAGTCatctttttatatccttttggCTTCACACATTTGCTAAGAAATTTTTGGGTATATGATGCTTATCTCAAAAATCTTGTctcaaaaaataagaaggaaaatcaCGATAAAATAAGAACATGTAGAAGCCTTAAAGGACAAAAATTCTCTTGCTTTTATGAATCCAAAATGGAAATGATATTCTGAACTCTATATTCATACATCTGTCACTGAGTATCTCCAACTTAAAAACACAAACTTAAGTAAGCAAAGTTGAGCCCTGTGGTCTTTCTCCCAGGCTCGACCCCCATCCTTTCTGCCCAATTTCCACGAATCACACCACTGTCTGATGTGCCCTGACATATGGGAGTCTTTCCAGACGCTAGGATCCCCCTCAAATCAAAGCCCACTGCTCAGGTTTCTCCCCAGCTGGCTCGTCAGGCCTCGTGATGTCCTCTTTCCACTACGGAATGAACCTAACTGTTCTCTGCCTCTTGTGTCTTCCTCCTAATCCATTCTGCAGCCACACTGGTCTTTTGGAAATCTAAATTTGATGATGCTTCCAGGCTAAAATCCGAGGGCTTCCCAAGATAACAATTAGAACAGGCCAGCATGGCCCCCAACCCCTTGATGCTCTTGGGCCATCCCCTTTTCTGAACTGTCCTCCAGCTGCCTGCCAGCAGCCTCAGTAGCTTGGTAAACGTGCTACATTCCAGCATTCcaaactgtggacattttcacatcATGGGACTGCATGCTTTTACCCTTGGCACATCTAGTCCTTTCCTCTGGGATGTTTTCATCCCGCTGGGTTGCTGCTGATTTCCTTTTCATATCCTTGGTTCGTGCACGGCCTCTTCTAGTAcgtcttccttcttcctgccccaCCCTCTATTGATGGCTCACTCAGCCAGCTCCTTGGTCACACCTTGGTCACACCGCAGGCTCCACACCTGTCTGCCCCATTGACTATGAGCTCCCTGACAGGGGAGGCCCTGTTTGATTGACTATATTCTCAGAGGCACATAGGAGGACATAATGGCTGATTTTACAATTAGAGCTATAAAGTACTCGATGTTGAGATAACCCTGACCCTGTAGATTTACATTTGAAGGAACAGCAACCGAGCGATGGCAGATGGTAGCTTACTGATGTCCCTCATCTGACAGTTTCTCTGCTCTAAGAGAAGGATACCCTAGGGAAAACCTTCATATCATATTagccatgctattttttttttcagattttatttatttgagagagagagagcatgagcagggggaagcaCTGgtggggaagcagactccccgctgaacagggagctcaatcaatcccaggaccctgagatcatgacctgagttgcaggcagatgcttaatggactaagccacccagacgcaCCAGCAATGCTAtttctattgaaataaaaatacctgtAAAAAATATTGGTGCTCAGaacaaaaagataattttatttaaataaattcttatagggtataatgtttttaaacagtatttacAATAAAATGCACAGACTACCCGTTCTGGAGAATCTGGTGAAAGTCATAAATAGTTTCTCCAGAAAGATGCACAAAAGTTATCACAGAGTTCACGGGGCACTGAGAGCCTGCCTGTGGGACCACGGTCAAAGGCATCCAAATACTATGAGTGTGGGTGGAGTCGTCTCTACCTTATAGTAGCTGTCACTGTGCCATGTGACCCAATGCTGGTGGGGTTCATTTTACCCATGGCCATGGCAGGTACGTACCTCTTTaggagaaagaatagaaatatagTCTTCATAGATGGTCCTTGCTTTTTCCTCAATGATGGTTTTATTAGCTTCTTTTTTCAATTCCTCACACGCCATCCAGAAAAGCATATTTTCTTCACTAAATTCTGTTCGGAGGAATTCCCGGAAAGCATTCCTTCCCGCTGGAGTGAGCATTACCTTGTCAAATGACTGAGACCAGGCGTTGACTTCCTCCAGAGTGGGGCTTGGGCTTAATGGGGACGGAAAGAAAGGGGCAAGAGGAAGCTATGTTATTGGTAGTTGCTTTACTTTGAATTTCCTCACTATAAACATCCCCTTTTCCCCTCTGAGAATGAAAATGTGCACCTAGGCCCTTTTAGGAAAGGAAAGAGCTGTGCTCATTTCCTTGTGCCTTTGGCAAAAAACACATGAGTATGATACTTTTAAATCATTTAGCTGGAGTGTGTGGTTACTGCCTAAATGCTTGCAGACCAGTCACTAGAATAACTGCTGAGAACACTCTTGTTTAGATCTTAGGAGTCCTAGtgaagttttaaaattgtaaCAGTGAAGTAAAATCCTAGGAGCATCTCACCAAAACTTCCCTGTCACCCGCGACAGACCTCAGCACACTACCTTCCAGCACAGCAGTGGGGCTATATATCTCTTTAGTGGTTTTTAACAtgtgaaagagaattttaaggagaaagggaaaagaacatATAATATAACTGCAAGTTATAAAGGACGATAACAAACACACACTATAAACTCAGCATTCCCCTTGAGAACCAGGCTGCCACCACCAGCCGCACCTACCTTGGCATCATATGGCCACAACCTGTtctcctgccttccccaccctGAGGGAACTGCTGTGTTTGATTTTGGACTCGCCCTggtttagtttatttttacttatattttaattatattgagGCCAGAAAACATAGCCTGTTTAGCAGTGatacttattaaataatttctttcctgGGAATGGAacctggtgcaaccactctggaaaacaatagggaggttcctcagaaagctGAAAATAGAGTCACTCTATGACCCAGGAAtttcactattgggtatttatcccaaagatacaaaggtagtgatccgaaggggcacatgcaccccaatgtttatagcagcaatgtccacaatagccaaagtatggaaagaacccagatgtccattgaccgatgaatggataaagaagatgtggtatgtgtatacaatggactactactcggccatcaaaaaaaaaaaaaagaaatattgccatttgcaacgacgtggatggaactagagggtattatgctaagtgaaataaatcaatcagagaaagacaattatatgatctcattcttatgtcaaatttaagaaaacagaagatcataggggaaaagagggaaaaataaacaagaggaaATAAGAGAGGGACACAAAACCATAATAGACtcttcttaatcataggaaacaaattgagggtcatTGGACcagagagggggtggagggacagggtaactgggtgatgggcattaaggagggcatgtgatatactgagcactgggtgttatataagactaatgaatgactgacctttacctctgaaaccaagaatacgttatatgttaattaactgaatttaaataatttctttcctcctagctttcttttcatagttttaatGTAAATACGTATCTCTGAAGACTATATtcttcagtggtttttttttccccccttcactTTATAAAAATGGCTGATCACCATGTTGTCTTTGGCCAATTGCTTTTGTCACCCAACACTGAGTGTCTAAGATTCACAAATCCACATTGCTGAAGGTGGCCAGAGTTTCTGAGCAGGATTTATCTTTCACTTTCTATTCTTGTACTGTCCTCTTCTGGTCTGGTGTTCCTGTTGAATTGATTTCTTACACATTTGGGTAGTTATACAAGACCCGTAAAACCTTGGAATGATTTATTGCAGAACTGTTTTGTGGAACTAACCTGTAAAACCAGTTGGACTCAGTGTTTATTTTGTAGGAGGGTGTTATGAGTTGAATTAGGTCTCCTAAAAGAAGATATGTTGACATCTTAACTCTAGTACTTCAGgaagtgactgtatttggaaatagagtctttgtaGATTTAGCTAAGATGAAGTGATTAACGGGAGCCCTAAACCAGTAGGACGGGcgttcttttgtttatttttttttaagattttatttatttattcacgacagacacagagagaaagagagaggcagagagagaagcaggctcctgcatggagcctgacgtgggactggatcccgggtctccaggattacacccctggccgaaggtggcgctaaaccgctgggccacctgggttgcccaagGACTGGCGTTCTTATACAAAGGGGAATCAGGACGTTGAGACAGTCACACACAGGGGAAAGATGGCCATGTGATTGGtatgatgcatctacaagccaagggatgccaaggattgctggcaaccaccagagaagctagaagagacaaggaaggggTCTCCCCTAGAGCCATCAGAgggcatggccctgctgacactcTGATTTTGGACCTCTGGCCtcagaaaaataacattaaagcgtaaagaaaaaaggaatctcATGTGCCATTTGCCCAGTTTCCCCAAGGTGACATCTTGCAGAACTATAGTACAACTTCACAGTCCTCCTGGACACTTCTGATGGTTGAATtgtactcatttatttttgtgatccCATCTTTAATTGGTTTAAACATTTCAGAGaccattgttttatattttattacagatAACTCTAATATCTGAAGTCCTTTGGGCACTAAATCCAAGTGTTGATTCTACTGTCACTTGTGTGTTGTGTCCTTTTAGTTTTCGTTTAGGTTCTGGTTGGTCTTAATCTTTAGAAAACTAAGAGTCAAAATtgggaatattttctttcctccagagaGGTTGTGTGTTGGCTTCTTCTGAGATCTAGGAGGTGTTACTGACCCAGGACTACTTAGGCTTCTTTCATAAATCAGGGCATAATCTGGGATCTCAGTTTCAACATCTTGTCCTCACCCTACCTTGTACTTGTTCTTTGAGAAAATCCTTTCAACTCTGCTTAGCTGTCATTACTCaggattttgcttattttttatttggtttggtttttcagTTGCTTTGTCATTTTCCTTACTCTCCAGGAGCCCAGCAAtgcaaaaacttcaaaataatgcaaaatcTATTGTTCTGCATTGGGAAGGCCCTCTGATTATCTACTCTGCCACAGTGCCAAAAGTTCTGTATTTAGTTTTGAGGAGTATAGGATGTATACCCCAAAATTTGATATGTAGCTACTTGTCCTAGTTATATTAAGGTCATAGAAAAAACACACTCACATATACAGAGGTTCACAGTGTTAATTCAATGTCCTTTTCTTGAAATGTATCTTGAAGATGGATTATAATGACCCAGCAGTGAAGTATAAATGAAAGGCTCAAGACCAGAAAAAGTAGGTTATAGAGAGGAGTCAgcagaccaaaaaagaaaaaaaaaagatattcaaacaATTGTTTCAAGTTAGTTTCAAAATTAGATTCACTGTATACATGGATCATCCCATTTCAGTACAACTGTgggtaaataaatagaaaattcctTTGaagatatatatttctatttatataaaacattgatAGTAGTTCTATCTGGAGACTGGGATGAGGTCTAGAacaaaaggaagactgaattttTACTGAAAACCTTTTGTAGTGTTTGGGTTTTGTAGTGTTTTTATAGTGGGTAGACTTTTCATCATGCAAAAAACTATTGTGTACGAAAACAGTATCTTTCATAACTaggaaaaatagttttgaaagaaaatgtttaaaagatgttgaaaagataatttaaaaataaaaataataacttcgAGTAACCTGCATaaaaatcttggattttttttcagagaggtgTGGCTGAGTATGCTAAGTCATGTTCcttaagggacacctggtgggtggctcagtggttgagcctctgccttaggctcagggcatgatcccggggtcactggatcaagtcccacatcgggctcccagcaaggagcctgcttctccctctgcctttctctctctctctgtctctcatggataaatacataaaatcttaaaaaaaattatgttccttAAATATGAAGATTcagaagatacttttttttactCCTGTCagtttaagaaatataaaaggatgATTctgaaaaacttaaaagcaattggtagtacattttttttttaaataagaaagagcagaggtgcctggctggctcagtcggtagactTCCAATTAAGGAAGTAATTAGTCGGTATTACATGAGATAATATGCTAGAAGATTAAACTTACCAGTTATCATCAAAATAACTGACACAATGTCATTGGATTCTAATTCCTCATTTAATGAGACTGCTATGGGGCCAGAATCCAATATAATGGTATTTTTaggaaacatataaaatattacaaaaattaagaacaaatagACAGGCAAAGATATATGAGGCAAATGCAAATAAGAATAATATTAATATCTAAGTAGAATTagaaacaaaagacatgaagTTGGATAAAGAGTCATTTCATATTCTTGAATTTGAGAACAAATAATGGCCAACACATGTCAAATGCTTGCCAGGCTCATGACAGTAGCCACAATAAACtgttattgttcccattttcacACCCAAGGAAACCGAGGCAGAGTGTGGCTTCTCAGCAaagtgcccaaggtcacactggcAGGATGGCTAGAGTCAGGCCTAGATGAAGCATTCTCGTTCCAGATAGAAGAGCCTCAAAGTTTTGGTACAGAATACAACATACCAGTATATGTAagataaaagccatttttaaaaaagcttatttttttagtaagctctacacccaacatggggcttgtactcataaccctgagatcatgagtcgcatgctcttccaactgaaccagccagcgCCTTAagataaaagctatttttaaaaagatttttatttttaaattttatttatttgagagagagagtgagagagagcaagagtgcgggggagaagcagagggagagggagaagcagactccctgctgagcagggacttgatcccaggaccttgagtttatgacttgaactgaaggcagacgcttaaccaactgagccacccaggtgccctgatcaaagccatttttaaacaaactcataaattgtggaatatttttaaaaagtttttatttttttagatatctctacacccaacatgaggcttgaactcataacctcaagatcaagagtctcatatTCCTCAAACTGAGCATGCCAGGCGTACCAAATtgtggaagattttatttttttattttttttaatttttatttatttatgatagtcacagagagagagagagagagaggctgagacataggcagagggagaagcaggttccatgcaccgggagcccgacgtgggattcgatcccaggtctccaggatcgcgccctgggccaaaggcaggtgccaaaccgctgagccacccagggatcccaaattgtGGAAGATTTTAATATGCTTCCCAGACTTTGAAAAATCTGGGTAAGGGTAAGtaagttaaaagaatgaaaaaaacaaaacaaaccaaaaaaaaaaaaaccacttaagtAACCATTTAGGCTacttgttttttccccctcaaaaataAGCAATTTAATACAAGACCTATTTGAACAATGCTTTTAGGAGACTTGTCCAGTATCTGTAATTATATAGGTATAATACCAAGAAAAGGTATTAGAATAGGCAAGTGAAAGTAAGTCAACTGATAATACAGGAACAAAACGAGATAGTTTTAAAATCTGATATTATGGAAAGTAGTGTGCTTTCTTCCtaacaatttttcaaaatatttaaattaagacaATACTACATTAGAGCATAAATTTATagttaagaagaaaaatggacttttaaaacTTTCCTGAAAACCAAACATGTGTGTTTCACTACTGTgttttactctattttatttttttaaaggttttatttatttatttatgagagacagagaggcgcagagacacaggcagagggagaagcaggtcccatgcagggagcctgatgtaggactcgatcccgggtctccaggatgaggccctgggctgaaggcggcgctaaaccactgagccaccggggctgcccctgtgttttatttttaaaagtctatcatATGAAAATAGGATAACGTCATGTTTTGTCAAGAAGCATCAGTTAATATTTGTGATTAGCAGGGATGAAATTAATAATGGAACTAAATTTTCTCCCTGTCACACAATGAACTCTGCAGAGTGCAAATGTGCTACATTATGATCTGATATCATTAAACTGCAGTTAAGCAACTGTGTGTTACGGTGccataaaaatcacaatgataaGGCTGGCATTTCTGTCAATTTAGTGAGCTAAACAATAATGAGATTTACCTTTCTTCACAGGATGGAAGGTCTTCTTGTCTGAGTTCATGGGAGGGCCTCCTGGGTCTCTGTTCTTGGTTTCTAACAGTAAGACTGCATGAAACAAGACATTTATGTATCAGTTGAGATCATTATGTGTCAGGAAATATGTTAAAGGGAACTCCAGATTACCAAGAAATACCaagtatttctctcttttcttgaaaaaaattggccctgattttcttaagaaaaccaaaagttgggcatctgcatggctcagtcagttaagcatctgcctttggctcaggtcaagatcccagggtcctgggattgagccccacatcaggctccctgctcagcagggagtctgcttctccctctccctctgcccctcattcaTGCTCAtgtattctttctcaaataaataaataaaaagtcttaaaccaaaaccaaatgtATGATGCCAAAGTATTAGCAAAACAATTATAATATTGTGGTCTACACTAATTGAGGGAGAGTTTACATTTAGAATAatacttattttcataaaaacatctgttagaaaaatataaaaaggtcaGGGGTCAGGTTATCAGGAATGTTTgaggttttcatttcatttctacaccttaaaaaaaagtgtacattCTCTAGTCAAAATGTATTTGTGTTTCCAGTCAAAATAGAGGTCTTAGATATTTCTAGGCACATATGCAAAAATGTTATGAGAAAACCGGGAAAGCATACAATCAAAATTTATGCCTTTCAGGAGACTTTAAATTTCCTTATGTACATCTTACACATCTCTTTAGAAATTTATTCCAAGTGTTTCTGTTGTTATTGCAAATGCAGTTTTCATCTCATCTCTTAACTGGTTCCTATTTGTACATATTAAGGCTATTacttttttaatagctttattgaaccatcatttacttatttattttcttcttaaagattttatttatttgagagagagagagagagagagagatgagatgagtgggggaggggcagagagagagaagaagtggagtccccactgagtagggagcctgacacagggcttgatcccaggaccctgagatcatgacctgagctgaaggcagatgcttaaccaaatgagccaccccggtgcccccagAAAATCATTTATACATCATGAAGTTACCTGTTTAAAATGTACAATCTAGTGGCTTGTAGCATAATCACGaggttgtacaaccatcactatGACCTAACTTCAGAAcgttttcatcactccaaaaggaAGACCCACGGAGCAGCCCCTCCTCATTACCCCCTATATCCTGCGTCCTCCGGCCCCGGACACCTGCTgatctgcttcctgtctctacAGATGTGCCTCTTCTGAATGATACAGCACGTGGCCTTTGGCGGCTACCTTCTCTCACCTGGCAAATGgtttttaaggttcattcatgttgtagtgGGTAGCAGTACTTCATTGCTCTTTGCAGCTTAATAACATTCCACCGCATGGATATGTGCCGATTTGTTATCCATCCACTggttgatgaacatttaggttatCTGcacttttttgctattataaataattccaCTGTGCACGGTCATGTACAGGTTTTTTCTGTGgatgtttgtttttatgtctcTTGGGCAGACACTTAGGAATGGAAGTGCTTTCCTGTGATAACTctgttttcaacattttgaggaagtcgcaaattgttttccaaagcagctgtgccattttacactCC includes:
- the RGS20 gene encoding regulator of G-protein signaling 20 isoform X2, producing MRTRQMPAAPETAGSTPGPPGAGGRGANACCFCWCCCCSCSCLTVRNQEQRPRRPSHELRQEDLPSCEESPSPTLEEVNAWSQSFDKVMLTPAGRNAFREFLRTEFSEENMLFWMACEELKKEANKTIIEEKARTIYEDYISILSPKEVSLDSRVREVINRNMVEPSQHIFDDAQLQIYTLMHRDSYPRFMNSALYKDLLQSLSEKSAEA